The stretch of DNA GACGGCATCACCGGCCCCAACACTGTGCGTGCGCTCGGGCTGCTTGGGCGTCGCATTACGGGTGGCTCACGCCAGGCCATCCGCGAACGCGAGCAGGTCCGCAAGGCCGGCCCTAAGTTGGCAGGCAAGCGCGTGGTCATCGACCCTAGCCTGGGCGGGGCGAATAAGGGCATGCGGGTTCAGGGCAAGTATGGGGAAGTAGCCGAAGAGGAACTGCTCTGGGATCTGGCTACCCGGCTCGAGGGCCGGATGATTGCCGCTGGTATGGAGGCTATTTTGTCGCGCCCCCGCCTCGATGATCCTTCCATTAAGCAGCGCGCCGAGATTGCGAATGCATTTGGCGCTGACCTGCTGATTAACCTGAGTATGGACCACTACCCGAACGAGAAAGCCAATGGCGTGGCCACGTTCTACTTCGGTTCGGAGAAGGGCGCTACGTCCCTCACGGGCGAGATGTTGTCGGGCTATGTGCAGCGCGAGGTGGTTGCGCGCACTGGTTTGGGTGACTGTCGCAACCACGCCCGCACCTGGGATGTGCTCCGCATGACGAAGATGCCCACCATCGAGTTGGTCTGTGGCTACCTCACGAACCCGCGCGATGTCGCCATCCTCACCGACCCTCGCGAGCGCGACGCTATTGCCGAGGCAGTGGTAGTGGCTGTTAAACGCCTGTACCTGCTGGATGACGACGACCAGCCCACCGGCACCTTCAAGTTCACCGAGCTCCTTGAGGCAGAGGCGCAGTAGCGTTCTGGCCCAATACCAGCAGGCCTAGCACTGCACCCGAAGCAGTTCCTCCACTTCGGCCGCTGCCATGAGCCCGTCGGATGGCGGTAGTTCGATGCGGTAGCGGGGGAGTTCGGGGTGTGGTGCTTCCTCCCAGAACCCGGCCGCGAGCAGGGCAAAATCTGGCATGAGTCCGAGGTGGCCCCACGGCCCGGAGTTCCAGGCGTAGGCTTCTACGGCTGGCACGCCGGCGCCGAGGAGGTGGCCCAGGGTGGCGTCGAGAAGCAGTGCGTAGGTGCTGGGGTCGAAGAGGTCTGCGAAGAGGCTGCTGATCAGTACGGCGTCGGGGGAGACGGGCGATGGCATAGCTGCGACGCCTGGGAGCAGGGAGGGTGGGGCGAAAAGGAGGGTGGCTTCGGCAGTTGCTGAGTTGACGGCGGAAAAACCGCAGGTCCCGTAGGTTAGGAGGGT from Corynebacterium epidermidicanis encodes:
- a CDS encoding N-acetylmuramoyl-L-alanine amidase, which encodes MAELLRVGDKSPRVAEVRAALVRLGLMSGHEGSLAPGSSRQFAEKDTVFDEDLAEALRAFQQSRGIRADGVIGEKLLRTLREASYTLGARVLVYQPGNIMVGDDVAQLQLQLQELGFYAERVDGHYDETTFKAVKNYQLNYGLNEDGITGPNTVRALGLLGRRITGGSRQAIREREQVRKAGPKLAGKRVVIDPSLGGANKGMRVQGKYGEVAEEELLWDLATRLEGRMIAAGMEAILSRPRLDDPSIKQRAEIANAFGADLLINLSMDHYPNEKANGVATFYFGSEKGATSLTGEMLSGYVQREVVARTGLGDCRNHARTWDVLRMTKMPTIELVCGYLTNPRDVAILTDPRERDAIAEAVVVAVKRLYLLDDDDQPTGTFKFTELLEAEAQ